ATTACAAAATTCAGAGGTGCACAATAATGCTTTGATTAAGGTGTTAAACGAAGCTTAcgaacccaacaatatcacccGTGGAGAGAtagccaatatggtagggcaggtgctggaaagtcataagttaaccttccacgaggatgaattaccacctgaagggttgaatcacaatcgagcattgcatatcacggtacaattcgaagataaattcattgccagagtcctgatcgatggaggttcaagcctgaacatttgtccgctggatactctgaaaagattgggcaaaggtttctATGAAATATGggcaggaagcatgaacgtgaaagcctttgatgggtctcaaagggccacgattagGGAGATTAATCTTTATCTGCAGATGGggacaacttggttcgatgttgaattccaaatgcttgacatatcagcttcatacaatcttctgttgggccgaccttggatacatgccgttagggttgtggcttccacactacaccaggccgtgaagttcaaatggaaccatcaggagatgatcattcacggagatgggagtaaccccatttgcaccagtcaaaccatcccggttatcgGAAATAGAAGAAGACTAGGAGGAGAAACTTATCATCGCATCTAATAAGTCAATGatgttgagaaagacaaatggtggagtaacaaaatagaaggCATAATAGCATGGTTTGGGTAAGAACCCAGCAAAGGGCTTAGAAATAatctccagggcattaccaaacaTATACAGCTAAaacgtcatggtactaccttcgggttcggataccagtatacatggaagGAATATGACGACTAGTCGCCTCCATGGcatggaccttattaccctctcaagCAACCAGTGCCATATTTGGGACACACTTTTCACtaggctgatacaatatggggaactgcagagaAAGAAGCATTAGTCGGGCTGAGAAATCTGTTCCTAGAAGACGAGGATATGAATTTCaatgcaataattgaggaggaggaggaagaaggcctcaccattcagaatGTGGAGAAAGGACCTATTCTCAAGAACTGGACTGCCACAACATTCCGGGCCCGCCGAatccctgggtagcttggtaatcagcttaattttatttctatagccatgctaggcatctaagatattttcagtaattttgttttaaagacttacttgtttaaaataaacgctcgattcatcgagccgtacttgttttggatgttttcagttctaatcaatgcattgctatttattattcattattatcttccacacttttctttctacaacattattattacttttcctgatgaaccgatgactgtgacgtgtaatgagacaacacaatATAAGATAGTGACTCGGAGGAAGAAGATAAAATACTTGAGGAGGTtttcagagaagttgagaactttgagaataatcCTACATCCAAACTGGACGAAACCAAAGCAGTAAATTTTGGAGATGCcgaaaccgtcaaggagactcgcataagcattcacttatcaccgccAAAGAAAGGGGAGTACGTCCGCTTCTTGAAAGAATATGTGGATATATTTGCATGGTCATATAATGACATGACCAGTCTGAGCACATCCGTAGAGGCTCAAAAGTTGCCCACCAATCTaatgtgtccgccagtgaagtagaaacttagaaaattcaaaccacatatgagcctaaaaatcaaggaggaagttattagtagatcaaagccaaagttctcaaggTGGTTGAgtatccaacctggttagccaacatcatactagttccaaagaaagatgggaagtcagagtatgtgttgactatcgagacttaaacagagcaagtcccaaggatgactttccacggccaaatatacacatcccaatcgacaattgcgccaagcatgagctcaAATCCtatgtagattgcttcgcgggttatcaccagatctagatggatgaagaaaatacagagaaaatagcttttattacaccatgaggGGTGTACTATTCCAAGATGATGTCATTTGATCTAAAGAACACTGGGGCTAcatatatgagagccatgacaaccatcttcaatgatatgatacacaaagaaatagaggtgtatgttgacaaCGTCATTATCAAATTCAAGAGGGATGcatatcacatagcagacttaagaaagttctttgacaggttaaggaggtacaacttaaaattgaaccccgcaaaatgtgtattcggggttcccacaggaaagttattgggattcattgtgaGTCGTCggggaatcgagttggacccgtccaaagttaaggctattcgaGAGTTACCgtcacctaggagcaaaaaggatgtgatgagcttcctaggacatctcaactatatcagtcgcttcatagcacaatctacagttatatgtgaacccatcttcaagatgttaaggaaagatgccaaaacaagttggaccgaagattgttagaaagctttcgataaaatcaaggagtacctgtccacaccaccagtcttggtcccgccggAACTGGAgcggcctttgctactctatatttttgtattagatggagccttcggatgtgttctgggacaacatgacgagacatgaagaaaggagcaagccatatactacctgagtaagaaattcacaccttatgaagcatgatactctctgctggaacgcacttgctgtgctttgacctggacaactcagaaattgaggcattacttctgtgcctacaccatATAActtatatccaggatggaccctctgaagtacatatttcagaagcccatggtgactgggaagttagccaagtggcagatactattaagtgagttcgatatcgtctatgtaactcaaaaggcggtcaaaggacaagcattggcagactatcttgctgaaaatcccgtgggaggagaatacgaacccttgaagatgtattttcctgatgaagaagtgtcattcataggagaggacattaccaaAGCTTACAACGGTTGGAGGatattctttgatggagctgcaaatttcaaaggagtggggcATTGGAGCCGTCTTGGTATCGGAAACTGGCCAGCATTATTCGATGtctactaaactcagatttctctgtaccaacaacatggcagagtatgaaacctgcatactagggctcaacatggcaatcgacatgaatattcaggagttgctagtaatcggttattcagatttgcttgtgcaccaggtacaagaagAATATGCCAcaaagaattccaagatattgccatatctgcaccatgtacatgaattgagaaagaggttcacaaagatagagtttcGGCATGTTCCCAAAATTCAGAaagagtttgctgatgcattggccactttgtcatccatgatacaacatccagataagaatttcattgatcccatcccagtgagaATTTATAATCGGCCGAcgtattgtgcccatgttgaagaagaaacatatGGGAAGCCTCAGTTTcacgatatcaaagaatatttgacaAAAAGAGAATATCCGGATCATGCGAACCATACTcaaaaacgcacacttcggaggttgtacaatcacttcttccacagtggaggaaacctgtatagaagaactcctgatctgggattgctaaggtgtgtcaacacaaaggaagcttctaagctacttgaggagatacatgctagGACCTGTggcccgcatatgaatggttttgtcttggccaagaagatactcagtgcagattatttttggatgaccatggagacagattgcgcTTAGTATGTTCGAAAATACTACCAATGTCAAgtacatgccgatatgataaaagtgcctccaaatgagctcaacGCAACAAGCTCGCCTTGgacattcgccgcctggggaatggatgtcatcagtCCGGTTGAGCCCATTGCTTCAAACAGGCACAAGTTTAATCTAGTGGCCATTGAATACTTCACAAAATGGATAGAGGTCGCATCCGATaaggcagtaactaagaaagtcatgaCAGATTTTGTCCGTGATCGGATTGTTTGCCGGTTTGgagttccagaatcaatcatcgCTGACAATgcctccaatctcaacagtgatctgatgaagaccatgtgtgagactttcaaaatcaagcacaagaactccacaatatatagacctcagatgaatggagccgtaaaggccgccaacaagaatatcaagaagatactaaggaagatggtagaaaaccacaaacaatggcacgagaagttaccctttgccctattgggataccgcaatacagtccgcacatcaactaggCAACTCCTTACTTACTGGTTTATGGAACTGAAGCTGTCATCCCAGccaaggtagagattccttctttgagAATCATATAGGAAGTTGAACTCAACGAtatagaatggataaggagccactATGAGCAATTGTACCTTATAGATGAgaaaagaatgaacgcagtatgtcacgaccAGCTTTATCAGAGTAGAacgtccagagctttcaacaaaagggtcaaaccaagacagtttgcaccaggacagctggtgctgaagaagatcttcccacatcaggatgaagttaaagggaaattctctcccaactggcaaggtcgcTACATGGTTCATAGTGtgctaataggaggagcactcatacttgaagaaatggacgaagaagtttggccaaaaccaatcaattcagatgtagtcaagagatactatgtttagattgtttacattcctttatctgatgtaattgaactacgcttgacctgatttccattttagaggggatatgtaggcagccctgtgggttctgtcatatcataataaaattttcatcccCCCCCCAGAgctagaaactggggcaaaattttgaggaggacccttaaaattcctgagcaagtccagccgacgcTATCACATGCTAGAAAGTCAGAATTTGGTTaagaaactgaggcagaattttgagaaggattctcgaAATTCTaaagaaggttcaacaagtttTGTCATTCGCAAATGACCGAAGGATCATCTACTAAACTAGGGCAGAAtgttgaggaggaccctcaaaattctaacacaagaaagctgcaatgtctctaaaatatgttatagtcactagttcatctaaaattacttaatatttcactatgttttctaaaataactctattttcatcaataattgcatattttcgaaaactttatAAAAGCCAGGTGTTACCCAAGGAAACTCGAACAAGGCCTCCAGAACAAAGGAGCAAAGTCAACAGACGAAAgtacgaaccaacctccccttacaaaacttacaatttttctttgagcgcagGCACATCTGGCGTAACCATAGCATTCACAAATATATACACGCAGTAGaatcactatcaatcaggccaccAACCACCAAATATATCTCTAGCTAAGAAATATTGTACTCTTATTTACCAACtgttcactgcataaggctaagcattgccttccatttgcatgggattAAGCCATGTCCCGaaccttgcataaggctaagacctgcctccatatctacataaggctaagctctgccgtCCATCtgtatgggactaagccctgtctcgcaTGAGAcgaagctctgtctccaatcttgcatgaggctaagccctgcctccattttgcatatggctaaacactgccttctcttgcatgagactaagctctatctccaatcttgcatgtggctaagccttgcctccatatatGCACAAGTCTAAGCTCTAgcttccatctgcatgggaccAAGCCCTTTCCCgcatcctgcatgagactaagccatgtctccatctacatgaggctaagccctgcctccatttgcataagtctaagctcTGCTTTCCATCTACATGGGACTAAGACCTGTCCCacatcctgcatgagactaagctctgtctcaaatcatgcatgaggctaagccccgactccattttgcataaggctaaacactgccttctcttgcataagactaagctttgtctccaatattgcatgaggctaagccctgcctccgtatctgcataaggctaagctctaacTTCCGTCTGCATATCactaagccctatcccgcatCCTTCATCAGACTAAGCCTCAtctccatctgcatgaggctaagccctgcctccatttgcataaggctaagctctgccttccatctgcatgagactaagtccTATCCTGCATCctgtatgagactaagccctgtctccatctgcataaggctaagccctacctccatatttgcataaggctaagcactgccttctctttgcatgagactaaccCCTATCTCCATCTGcgtgaggctaagccatgcctccatatttgcataaggctaagccatGCCTTCCATCTggatgggactaagccctgtcccacaCCTTCATGAGACGAAGCTCTGTCTCCAactttgtataaggctaagcactgccttctcatgggactaagcattgtccctccttgcataaacATTTCTCTATTCTGGCACTATTTATTTGCTCCTCTTTtgggctaagctctaccctcaacctcacaagactaagcctcgTCTTGGTGATTTTAGCATCATATtattacatctcatgggctgaaatatctccaacttgtccaaaggcgtcattgtctaAAGGCATTATCCTCATAGTTGGAAGACAttatgccatggcctgaggatctctcaaatttgtgtatcattattcaaaggcgtcatggttcggaggtaccattttcatggcccgagaacatcatttcatggccggcgaatctcctatctcacaattcatggcccaggacatcatagtctaaggacgtcatcctcacCGTCCAAAGGCAAtatttcatggtccaaaggaaatttgcatcacgtttaaatctTCGCAATAATCTACGTACTTAAATGCATTGTATTTTTGAGTTTGTAGGTGATCTCGGAGGTAACCGTTTTTTAAACAGGAGCAACCTTCACTCTGGTTTCCACTCATACCATTTTCACTTCACCGTTCATGACCGATTCTCATCAGTTACCCATCCTACCTCATGATATCTAGCTATCTGCCCTATAATACATCCGATACACTCCAGACCCGTAATCATAACTCCATCCAACATTTcccttcacaaaagaacctttgTTGAAACTGGCTACCATTCCTATAATAACTTCATCGGCTCCCGTTCGTCGTTGGGTTCGGTACTACACATGCCCTGATTCCTGTAaatccaaggatatgtaggcagctcaaagaccagagtTCGGACTCTATTTTTCTAAAAACatctcattcggtcaaaattggccatcatttctttacccaaaaactctttcatccttcccaggtaaagatgGACagctgttaatacccaatttttccttataatattttcaaaactatgcattggcatcaattagtattttcatacaatttctgcatttttaaaagattttaattaatttatctcagcattttatttataaaacaatcactgattgcatcacaaatagttttttaataattttgtggcttaattttatcattttgcATTCGTACTAAGTTttaattattgcacaaatagccacatttgtattttttggttacaattgcaattactttgcaattatagcctatgcatgcattattaaattattttaccggaaaatagccttttatgtttttttaaatattaagtaattattttaaaacatttctaggcataaaaatcattttttataACTTATTAACTatcttttaaaattgtttttaatcaattaaaagagCATTTAACAAATGACCCTTTTTAAAACGGACCCCCAATTCAATTCAATTAAACCCAGCCCAATTTAAACCATACCTATGACCCAGTCCTTAACCGGACCCATCCAAAGGATCAATTCTGGTCGTTGATCTTagaagatcaacggtccaggattGACCTTCCATTTTTAATTCAACCAAACCCCCTAACCCGGCTCATTTGTCACGCCTTCCGCCCTTAAATCCCTCGTCTCCCTCTTGTCTCAGAGACTCTCCCAAACCCTAGCGCCATCACCGGCATAAACCTTCACCTTATGACACccctatggcttctccggccagcCTTGGCCTTCTACACGACATGGCTCCTTGATTTCTTGGACCCTTGAGAATATCTCAAAGAACCTAGTTGGTTCTGGTTTGAAACTTTGCTTGATAGCCAGTCTCATGCCATTGTTCGACCATGAGTAAGAGATTTCTCTTTATTTTGTTACGAATCTATGGTTTCTAAACCTATGCTCTCATCTCTGTTATGTTTTCTAAAAACCCTAGTCTATTACCTTCGATCATTTCTAGATCTATATAGTTCTGAGACAAATTGAGCACTATTACATGTTTTTCTCTGAAATTTTTTCGTTTTAATCGATTGTTCTTGCTTTTCCTTAAAAGTAGGGTTCATTACGAGTTATATTTCAAAGGTTTTCTGACTTCTAAGTACTTAATCGACTCTCCTTTTATCTTTTTGACTGATTTTTGCCAAAGTATTCAAACATTAgttgattttgtgatttttctaacCTTTTCTTCGATTCTGGGTACTTTCTATGTTACCAGTCATATTACTTTGCGTTATTTCTGGGACTTAAACGTTTTCTTTGTCAAAACCCTCATtctatgatttttgccctaattAATCTCTATTAGGGTTCGCATCTATTTTCCgactaatttttgtatttttgtgaaGTTTACTTAGTCTATTTTCTATTTGTGGAAGTTGATATTTCTTTCCATAAATAAGAATTACTTTGAAATTCTAGCTGATTGATTTACTCCGTTAAAGATGTGTATGCATAGACTTTATTTGTTTCCTTGTTTATAACCTTGATTGGTCATCTCTGCCTTAATTGCTTTCCCGTATAACTTTGGGATTCTTACTGATTTCTTAATTGGTATGGTCTGGGCTCATTACCTTAATTAGAACCCTTGTTGTTACCGTTTGGCTAATTGCCTCGAATTAAAGGAGTCTATTCTAAACTCCTTATGTGATTGGATTCTATAAACCCTTAATTGCTGGTTTCTAATTCTTATTGGCTCTACTCTTGAATTGCTATATAAGCACTCTCATTCTGCTCCTTCAACACGAACACTAAGTCAGAATAAACACactcacactcaaactctctcttctttctctgttACTTATGATAGCTAttggtctagccggctgaaagccaaggctagacattGGAACTACGCctgctttatattctgcactttcttctttaactggtatgtctctagttaaatttTAAAACTCAAACTCCACGGTTCTTTTCCTGCACTAGTTCAATTGGCTATGTTATTCAATTTGTTTCCTTGTTTGCTGTTTtattaagcatgtctaaattctgcctTATGTGTAATCAACATGTCTAATTTCACTTGGTTATTTGATACTTTCCTAGCATGGTTACTTAGTCCCTACTTACCCCCATTAACTGATGTGATCATGTTAGCAACTTAGCCTCCTAATGAACTTGATTAACCCTAATTGTATGACTAATCTTGTCCAACGCACCCCTATTTTCAACATGACTTCTTTTTGCATTCCTTCTCTATGTTCTCACTGCCTATTATCATGGCTAACTTGTTAAGTCTCTGAGTCAACAAACTTCTATGTATACTGTGCATTTGTTGTCTATATACATCCCCGTTCATGTACCCCCTGACATGAACTATATGTCCCCAACCTCTTCACCctttgtcgcaccccctttttctcgcgaaatcaggtttatgacatttgggaggacaactcgttcccttttgggaattaggtttgaatagaagagtcgccacctaatgatttaactGCATTAGGACACTAGAAAGGTTTGATTTGGACAACAGAAGATTGGGtgagggcttgaaattatcccaaggggaaggtgttaggcacccctctggatccactagtgtggttcccggccaggcaattattgtgactttagtgcaaataacacataggcaaataaaggcttcaaataagaggggattttcacctaatggttacaaataaacaaaagtaagaaaaggaactaaaaagagttggTTTTCTTAAAAGAGAtgttttaaaaagatttaaaagaaataaagaaaacaaaggaaaggggggtcctaggtttattaataatatggatcaccccacacaacatccgataatcactcctcagtgagggcctacacgtgatgttattgcatggtcatcatatcaatatctaccctttcctaccccgttaaggtattaaagtgtggAATTGTCTAATTTACTTATTGCAttctattacccgccccaatcctatcagccccggaggtacttgggactactaatcctaaatggaggaggtattgggcttatttgtggtttataaaggtaaaatactaaggcgacaaatgaaacacatatagcaagtttaGGGAagaatataaacaaataaaaagggctcaaacagacctcctttaaaccaaagaaaacacataatgtagcatgaattgcatgtactgtttaaggtctgattaaaacttaaagggtcgaggcagactgatttattacataggtcagataagaagcccgaatcaggcctgcttgCTGGTTGTAGCTGATAAAAAGTCTGATTCTGTTTTTAAGtttaccctatggcttgcctaagtgctggatgaagacctataggcatgatatctactgattccagaaacaatgaagtaaacatgaatacatactaatttaagaaaaatcatctgttattaaagaaatgtgagttttagcaaaagagcatgtgtcactgttactggttttagacttataagcgagtgaaacgaTTCAAACTTGATTAATAGctcatataggcatgctttctacgcgttgttgattttaaaccccTTTTAACAGACATGGTAAAATGCTGAAACACTATAAACATGATATTTAGGTGCTGAATTTCATTTaaggcctatgaacatgatatctaattgtggCTAATTGATTAAGACTTATAAACATGATTGCCTAATGAAGAATGTATATGCAAGATTCTGAAAGACCTacaggcatattttctatatgcatttgcaggattcggatttccaggtaattatagacatggtatctgtATGAGAGAATGTAGAATtcctacagacatggtatctatatgagaaatgcagaattcaagaagtaatctataggcaggatatctatatgagagtgcagaaattcagaaataacctatagaCAGGATATCTAACCTTCACATAGTTATCCCTCCCTTTTaactagccatccccaagagtttattacaaaattattacaaccctgaaaaaagaaaaatacatcagaaattaaaaagtacaaccaaggagagcctgattcagacttcctgtctaaaatatgaaataaaccaattctaagaGATCATATtttaaagcctttctcccatttggatgtgtcaaagttccctaagaatttcataagaactccaggcagtgctacacccaaatgtatcaccagattaggacatagtgcagtgtcaaagggccagccctcaggtgtccaagttcagagggaactcaaggtcccaaggcaaggcttaccAGAGGGGGGACGAACTTatgaactaagagagagtgcaagtgcaaaagtataattctgaaaggggaaagggaaaaggggaATAACTTAAAATTAGTACACATAAGGGTGTAGGGGAATGAGGGAAGTTGCAAGAGCAAAAGAAAAGCAGGCTGATGGGCACACccagcaatgggagatgctggcacaccctccagcctgtttaCTTAGAGGTTAAGACCCTATTGGTTCAAACATAattcatgggcaacaactcacattgccatgccttaagtcataactctcaaacacataggggtaatgggggtAGGGAGCAAGGATTCACAGCAGAAACAAGCAGAAAGATATGAGCATACTAACATAAATATTAAACTTTACAGAAATAGTACAGTAG
The Nicotiana sylvestris chromosome 11, ASM39365v2, whole genome shotgun sequence DNA segment above includes these coding regions:
- the LOC138881190 gene encoding uncharacterized protein, giving the protein MSFDLKNTGATYMRAMTTIFNDMIHKEIEVYVDNVIIKFKRDAYHIADLRKFFDRLRRYNLKLNPAKCVFGVPTGKLLGFIERTLPKLTTVGGYSLMELQISKEWGIGAVLVSETGQHYSMSTKLRFLCTNNMAEYETCILGLNMAIDMNIQELLVIGYSDLLVHQVQEEYATKNSKILPYLHHVHELRKRFTKIEFRHVPKIQKEFADALATLSSMIQHPDKNFIDPIPVRIYNRPTYCAHVEEETYGKPQFHDIKEYLTKREYPDHANHTQKRTLRRLYNHFFHSGGNLYRRTPDLGLLRCVNTKEASKLLEEIHARTCGPHMNGFVLAKKILSADYFWMTMETDCA